The nucleotide window ACCCACATCGGTCGGCCCCTCCGGCACCCCGGCCGGCAGCACCCGCATCGCGGGATCTCCACCGCTGCTGCGCGGCACATTCCGTCTTGCACCACCGAAGGAGGAATCCATGTTCATGAACCGCTACAACGCCAGAATCTGGTACCGCAACGAGCTGTGCCAGGGGCTCGCCCGGCAGCACGTGCTGCTGAGCGGCTACTCGCTCCGGCAGATACGCACCCTGCTACGGCACTCCGCCGTCTACGACCGCCGCGTCGAACGCGTCGTACGCCGTTACCGGGTGCTGATCCGCGAGACCCAGCTCCCCACGTACCGGCAGGCACGTCAGCAGACGAGCCTGAGCTTCCTGCACGACATGCATCTGGCCTTCCACGGGCCCAAACCGGCACGACTGCGGTTGGTCTCGAGGCACTGGCAGTGGCGATCCTTTTTCGTCCAGCAATTCCATGAACACCGCGAAGCCGCAGCCTTCCCACCGGACGCGGAGTACCTCAACCGCGGCCCGCACCACCAGGACGTGTTCGCACAACTGCGCACGGCTCAACTGAGCGCCCTGCGCGCGGAACTCCTGGACATGATGCAAGGGCTCGACACCTACGAGCGCCTGCTCATCCAGGTGTCTTTCGCTGTGGTCTGCCGGGCCCACGACGACGTCCACGGCCAGCACGGGCACATCAGCCCTCAGGACGTCTGGCGCAAGGGCGATCTCACCGGCCTGGCCAAGGCCGTCAGCGGCTGACCCACGCTCCTCACCCTGAACCCAGGGTGAGGAGCACCTCCGTTCCCCACCCACCGTCAGCGAAACCGAGGAAGAGACATGAAACTCACCACCCCGAACCATCAACCATGGACGACGAAAACCCTCGCCGCCCTCACCGGGCTCCTGCTCCTGGCGCTGCACCGGGTCCGCACCCGGACCCTGCGTGCCCACATCGCCCGCGCCCGGTCCCTCGCCCACCGGGACCCCCTCACCGGCCTGGGAAACCGCGCCGCACTCCACGAGGCCCTCGTCGTACCTCGTCGCGGGCGCACCGTGCTCGGCCTGCTGGACCTGGACGGGTTCAAACCCGTCAACGACGAGCACGGTCACCAGGCCGGTGACCGGGTGCTCCAGATCGTCTCAGCCCGCCTCCAGGCAGCTACCGCCGGTCAGGGCCGGGTCTTCCGGATCGGTGGCGACGAGTTCGTCGTCCTCTGGCTTGATTTCGTTCCGCCGCCCGGCGTCTGGACCTACCGGGTGGCAGATCTGCTCCTGGCTCGCGTCACGAGCACACCCGTGCAGATCGCCGGGCACCGGATCCCGGTGGCCGCCAGCCTCGGGCTGATCATGGACGACGGCCACCTCACCGCCGGCCAGCTCCTGAGGAGGGCCGATCTGGCCATGTACGAGGCCAAGAAGTTTCCCGGAAGCAAGGCTGTGCTCCACAGTGCCTTCCGCGTTTCCGGGTGCCAAGGTCATCGCCATGCCTGCTATCCCGCAGGCCGTATCCGGGAGGCCCTGACCGGTACGGCGGCCGATTCCAGGGTCGGCGATACCCGCGACAGCTCAGGTCCGGACCGCCGATCGGGCGGCCGGCGAGCCCGGCCGACACGATGAACGACGACGAGATCGGTGGCTTCCTGATGGCCGTGGTCGCGGCGGCTCTCGCCGTGCTCGTGGGGATGACCCTGATGGTTCAGGCCGTCGTCGCCACCGTGGGCGATGCGCCCAGCGCCCTGGCCGCCGGCCTCTTCGACAGCACCGGCACCATCTGCGGCACCGGCGACGCGGCTCAGAAGCGGCGCCGTGAGATTGTCGATCTGGCCGGTGAATTCGATGTCGAGCAACGGGCGAACGCGGCCACGATCGTCCGTATCGGCCGTCGCCTGGCCGTGCCCATGCGTGGCTGGCTCGTCGCGGTTGCCACCGCCATCCAGGAATCGAGCCTGCGCAACGTCGATCACGGGGACGCCGTCGGCCCGGACTCGCGTGGGCTCTTCCAGCAACGCGCGGCCTGGGGCCCCGAGGAAGACCGCACCGCTCCCGCGGCCGCCGCCCGCATGTTCTACACCGGCGGCCAGGCCGGGCAACCCGGCCTGCTCGATGTCAAGGGCTGGCAGCGCATGCCGCTGACTGAAGCAGCCCAGGCCGTCCAAAGATCCTCCAAGGCAACCGCCTATGCCGAGCATGAGGACGAGGCCGCAGCCCTCGTCCTGCTCACCGTGCTCGGCACCCGCCCTTCCGGCACCATCACCCTCCCGGCCGACCTGTGCACGACGTCCCTGGGCCCGGGCGACGTGGTCGGCGCTGCGATCGCCTATGCCCGGCGGCAACTGGGGCAGCCGTACCTGTGGGGCGGCGACGGACCCGATGCGGGGGAGAGGGGTTTCGACTGCTCGGGCCTGACCGCCGCGGCCTACGAGGCCGCGGGCATCACCCTGCCCCGCACCGCGCAGCAACAGTACGACCACGGACCCCGCGTCCCCCTGGACCGGCTGCAACCCGGAGACCTGGTCTTCTTCGGTGCCGGCAGCACCACGATCAGCCACGTCGGCATCTACCTCGGCAACCACCAGATGATCGACGCTCCCCACACCGGCGCCGCCGTCCGGATCGAGGACCACCGCTGGGACAACCTCATCGCAGCCACCCGCCCGACCGGCATCACCACGATCACCGTTGGCTCCTGAAAGGATCTACCTCACAACAGTATCCAGAGCTCTCAGGGCTCCGCTCGATCCAGTCGCACT belongs to Kineosporia corallincola and includes:
- a CDS encoding diguanylate cyclase domain-containing protein — protein: MKLTTPNHQPWTTKTLAALTGLLLLALHRVRTRTLRAHIARARSLAHRDPLTGLGNRAALHEALVVPRRGRTVLGLLDLDGFKPVNDEHGHQAGDRVLQIVSARLQAATAGQGRVFRIGGDEFVVLWLDFVPPPGVWTYRVADLLLARVTSTPVQIAGHRIPVAASLGLIMDDGHLTAGQLLRRADLAMYEAKKFPGSKAVLHSAFRVSGCQGHRHACYPAGRIREALTGTAADSRVGDTRDSSGPDRRSGGRRARPTR
- a CDS encoding C40 family peptidase, whose product is MNDDEIGGFLMAVVAAALAVLVGMTLMVQAVVATVGDAPSALAAGLFDSTGTICGTGDAAQKRRREIVDLAGEFDVEQRANAATIVRIGRRLAVPMRGWLVAVATAIQESSLRNVDHGDAVGPDSRGLFQQRAAWGPEEDRTAPAAAARMFYTGGQAGQPGLLDVKGWQRMPLTEAAQAVQRSSKATAYAEHEDEAAALVLLTVLGTRPSGTITLPADLCTTSLGPGDVVGAAIAYARRQLGQPYLWGGDGPDAGERGFDCSGLTAAAYEAAGITLPRTAQQQYDHGPRVPLDRLQPGDLVFFGAGSTTISHVGIYLGNHQMIDAPHTGAAVRIEDHRWDNLIAATRPTGITTITVGS